The window GCTTTATTATAACTTAGATATCTTAGCTGAAAAAGGATATGACGAAGATGATATTCCTACCACTTGGAGTGAATTAAAAGCATTTGCTAAAGAGTTTGATAAAGTTCAAAATGGTGAAATCGTTCGTTTAGGATTTGACCCTACTTATGGTAATGCGACTTATCATGGATGGTTATGGCAAACAGGTGAAGACTTCTTTGATGAAGAATTAAATCCAACTTTAAACACAGCAACACATGTGATGGTCTTAAATTGGATTAAAAACTTTAACAGTGAGTTTACCAGAGCGCAACTTCAAACATTTGGTGAATCCAATAATATTTTAGGTATTGATCCATTTGCTGCACAAAGAGTTGCGATGATTGTGCATGATGATGGTTTAGACCAAAAGATTAAAGATGCTGGCGGTACATTTAGATATTCAGTTGCTCCAATTCCTGTTCCAGATGAAAACGGAATACATGTGAACTGGGGAAGTGGATTCTCAATTGAAATGTATGACAACGGTAAGAATGATACTGCAAGAAAAGAAGCAGCATTTGAATTTTTAAAATTCTTAATGAGTAAAGAAACGCAAATTAAATTAGCAAAAGCGAACGGTTGGTTAATGAGCCATAAATCAGCAATGGTTGAATACACTGCTGATAAACCAATCTTAAAGAAACTATTAGCAGAAGTTGATTATGCAATGGATAAAGTTTATGTACCATATGCACCAAGCTGGCATGGTAATGATTGGCAACCTTTCTATACACAAGCATTAGAAGGAACGAAAACTGTTGAACAAGCACTTGCAGATGCAAGAGCACATTATCTACAAAAGAAACAAAACTGGGAAACAACTAACAAATAATTAAAAGAAGGTGGCTTTATGCAAAAAGCAGGTTCTTTGAGTAAACTGAAGAAACAAGAAAATCTCATGGGATACTTATTTGCCTTCCCATGGATGTTCGGACTTATCGTATTTGGAGCATTCCCAATTTTAGCATCCTTATACATCAGTTTTACTTCTTATGACATGATTGCATCTCCACGATTTATTGGTATAGAAAACTACAGAATTTTACTATTTAACGATAATATCTTTTGGCAAAGTTTAGGTAATACGATTTATCACGTTGCAATCGCAATTCCATTAGGCATGATTGTTGGGGTTGGATTAGCGCTATTACTTAACAATAAACTTAAAGGTATTAGTGTTTATCGTACGTTATTTTATTTACCAAATGTTGTGAGTATTGTAGCAATGTCACTCTTATGGCTTTGGTTATTTAATCCAAATTTTGGAATAATTAATGAAGTCTTAAAACCGGTTTATAAATTATTTGGGATGAATCCATTAAGATGGTATGCCGACCCTGATTTATCTAAGCTAACCTTAATTATTATGGGGTTATGGAGTGCGGGGGGGTCAATGGTTGTCTATCTAGCACAGATGCAAGATATACCAACAGCACTTTATGAATCGGCAGAAATTGATGGAGCAAACTGGTTTCAAAAAATTAGATATATTACTTTACCATTAATGACACCTTCAATGTTCTTTAACTTCATTATGGGGATCATTGGTGGGTTCCAAGTTTTCACACTAGCATACATTATGACTGGTGGTGGCCCGAGTCGTTCGACTTATTACTTCGCATACTATTTATATGACTTAATGATGGCTGACCAAAACATGGGTATGGCATCTGCCATGGCATGGATTTTACTAGTTATCGTATTAGTGTTCACTGCAATAGCCTTGAAACTAAATAAATACGTTGTTTATTTAGGGGAAGAAAATTAAAAAAAGGGGAAGAAAAATGAAGAAGATTTTATTAGTTATCATCACGCTAGTTTCAGTATTTATGCTGACAGCGTGTTGGCCAGCTGAAGTAGGCGTTGAAACGACATTTAACGCTGATGGCTCTGGCACAAGAGTATTTGTGATTGACATCATGGACGATACGTTATCGCAAACACCAATTATTAACCCTGATGACCCAGAACAAGACGAAGATAAAGGTCCAGTTGTAAATGACAAACACATCAAAGGTGGATTATCAAAAATCCAAGATTGGTTAGAAGCTAATGCACCAGATTTTATGACAGTGCATCCAATGACAACAGATGGTGTACATCGCTACTTCAAGATGTCATTTGATTTTACAAGTTTTGAAGATTTCTTAGCTAAGTATAAACAATTAGTTAATTTATCACCTTCAATTTCTTGGGATGATTTTGATGAAACTGAATTACCTACATTTAAGGTTGAAGGTAGTGGTTCTATGAAAGACATTACATTCACTGAATCTAAAGTCTTAGTTGAGGCTTCATTAGACTGGGCTGTAGAAGGGATTTATAAAGATTTATATGATGCACAAGACTTAGCTGGTTATGTCACTAAAGTTGATATTTGGGTTTTAGCAAACGTTAAAATTCAAGTTGGTGATGGCAAGTTTGAAGAATTAAGACATTATGATCCAAATGGTGTTGAAGCTGATGGTAAGACAGGTAAGGTTATCTTTGTTGAATCAGAAAGTTTTACAGCAAAAGGAAAAGGCGAAATTAAATCAGGTATGAGTACACTTGCTGTGGTTGGTATTACTGCAGGTAGTATCTTAGTTGTTGGTGGCGTTTTAGCCTTCTTCATGTTAAAGAAAAGAAGCGTATAAGGAGTAATTATGGAAAACACCTTAAAAGACTTTTATCGTCAAGTAACTGATGTGATTTATGTACATTTCTTGTGGATATTAACAAGTTTTTTAGGTGTGCTTATTACCTTTGGTGCTGCAACAACAGCACTATATAAAGTGATTTTCCAAGTATTTAAAAAAGATGAGCCTACACAAGTGACAAAGTTATTCTTTGAAACATTTGTAAAAGAATTTAAAGAGTCTACCATTGTGTGGCTCATCTTAATACTGATTGTTACACCACTTATTTTTATGACTTTTTATGCGATTAATCAAACAAATTTATTTTTATTAGTTGCATCAATGGTTTGTCTATATCATGTGGTGATGTTATTTACCTATGTATTTCCGATTATTGCAATTTTTAAATCGAATTCAATTTTTGAAACCTTAAAAAATACGATACTTATTCAAAACAGACATTTACTAACTAACCTTAAATTAATTGGTAGTTTAGCAATTATTATCTTAGGCATACTATATTTACCAAATGTCTTTATTTTAGTCTTAATACCGCTTTATGGTTTTTTAGTTGCATTCCACTTAAAAAATGCATTAAACCCATATGTTGAAAAATTAAAAACATCTGAATATAAAGGAGACGATTATGAGTTATTTAAACTTTAAATCTTTATACGATAAAGATCCAAAAATTCACATCACAGATAGTGAAGCATTGTTTGATAAAAAAGGTTTAGTAGAAGAATTAAAGAACCTAAAAGAAAAAGTTTTAGTCTTTGAAACTTATCCAGGTGTTGATGAAGAAGTATTAAAGAAAGATATTTTATTAAAACTTAAACCAACACATTTAATTCATATAGAAGACTATACGAAATCAAGTAAAGAGATAAATGAAATATTAAAATACAACATTACAGATGATAGAGTATTTGGCGTTTATTCACATCATACGGTTGATGTTTTTTATGATGAAGAGAAAATAAAATCGCTTAGAGAAGCGATTCATAAGAATGATGGCGTAACTGTTGTTTATGGATTTGGCGCATCTTTAATCAAAGGATTTTTAATTCATGTTGGATTGACACGTTGGGAAATTCAATTACGTTTCCGTCGTGGATTAGGTAACTTTAAAGCCAATAATGAAAATGATGATATTTTAAGAAAATATAAACGTGCATTCTTTATTGAATGGCGAATTGCAGACAGAATTAAAGAAACATACTTAAATGAATTTAAATATTTTATTGATTATAACGATTTAAACAATCCATTAATGATTAAAAAAGAAACATATTTAGCAACACTTAAGTTATTAACTTACCGTCCTTTTAGAATGGTGCCTTATTTTGACCCAGGTGTATGGGGAGGACAATGGATGAAAGAAGTTTGTAACTTAGATGAAAACAACAGTAACTATGCATGGAGTTTTGATGGCGTACCAGAAGAAAATTCTTTAAAGTTAACTTTTGGTTCTAAAACAATTCATATGCCGGCACAAGACTTAGTTCAATTTTATCCAAAAGAATTAATGGGTTCACGCGTACACGCAAGATTTGGTAAGATGTTTCCAATTCGATTTGACCTATTGGATACAATGGAAGGTGGGAACTTAAGCTTACAAGTTCACCCATTAACCGAGTATATCTTTGATAAATTTGGCATGACTTATACCCAAGATGAATCTTACTATATTTTAGATACGAAAGATGATGGGGTTGTTTATTTAGGCTTTAAAGAAGGTGTGAAAAAAGATGAATTTGAACAAGCATTAATAGATGCAAATGAAGGTAAAGCCATTTTAGATGATAAAAAGTATATTAATAAATTTGTCGCTAAAAAGCATGATCACTATTCGATACCTGCTGGAACCATTCACTGTAGTGGTAAAAACACCATGGTCTTAGAGATTTCAGCGTGTAACTATATATTTACCTTTAAACTTTGGGACTGGGGACGTTTAGGTTTAGATGGTAAACCAAGACCCGTTCATTTAGAACATGGATTTAAAAACCTTCAATATGATAGAACAACTTCATGGGTAAAAGAAAACTTAGTAAATCCATTTGTTAAATTAAATGAATTTAGTGAAAAAACTGGACTACATGAAAGAGAGTTTTTAAGCACAATAAGATATCGTTTTAAAAAACCTATCAAAATTGAAAATGATGGGACTGTGATGATGGCTAATTTAGTTGAAGGTAAAGCAGCTTTAATTTCATCGCCTACAAATGTCTTTAAACCATATGAGGTGCATTATGCAGAAACCTTTATCATTCCGGCAGGGGTTAGTGAATTTATGATTGAATCCTTAGACCCAAATGAAGAAGCAATGATCATAACAGCGAAGGTACGCGTATGAGTACATTAGAAATTGTCTTATTAATTATTGTTCTTTTACTCATTTATGTCGCATTACATCTATATAAGTTTGGCTTAAAAAAAGGAGCCAATGACTTTTTAATGAGTATTATCGCAAGTGGTTTTGAACAAAGAATTAATCAATTTAAAGTTCAAAATAACTATGTTAAACCAGGTGGAGTTGTCTTTCTTGGTGATAGTATTACGCAAAACTATAATGTCTATGAATATTTTAAAGATCATGACTGTTATAACAGGGGAATTGGTGGAGACACAACTGTTGGATTACTAACCAGATTAGAGTGTTCAGTTTATGTTTTAAAGCCTAAGGTTGTTGTCTTATTAATTGGAACTAATGACTTAAGCCTATTAGATACAACAATTCAAGAAATCGCATTTCGAATTGGTGAAATTGTTAAAGAAATAAAACAACATTCAAAGGAAACAAAAATCATATTACAGTCAGTATATCCGGTCATAGAGCCAAAAAAACATGTAGAAAAACGTCCAAGAAGAAATGTTGATATTGTTAAATTAAACGAATTATTAAAAGAAATTAAAGATGTAGTTTATGTTGATATGTTTAGTCAATTAGTTTTAGATGGCATGCTTAATCCACTTTATACATATGATGGGTTACACGTTAATGACATTGGATACGAAAAAATTACAGAAGTACTTAAAGCATATATTAAAGAATCATGAATCATAATAAAGGGGATATTATTATGCAAGATATTTTGTTTTTTTCAGTGGTTTTAAAAGAAAGACTTTGGGGTGGAAATAAGCTTGCTAGTCGCTATGGCAAAAAATCAGATAAATTAATTGGTGAAGCATGGATTTTATCAGGACATAGTGAAGGTGAAAGTGTTGTTAAAAATGGGAGCTTTAAAGGTAGAACATTAAATGACCTATATTTAAATGAAAAACAACTTTTTGGTGCATCAAACTATGAGAAGTTTCCACTTTTAATAAAGATTTTAGATGCACAAAAGATGTTAAGTGTTCAAGTCCATCCAAATGATGAATACGCGATGAAGCATCATCATGATTATGGAAAAAATGAATGTTGGTATATCTTAAGTGCTAAAAAAGGAGCGAATATCATCTACGGGCAAAAGGTTCGCTCTAAAACTGATTTTAAAGATGCAATTGATAATCAAAAATGGGATGAAGTTTTAAACTATGTCCCTGTGAAGAAGGACGATTTTTATAATGTGCCTGTGGGAACGATTCACGCGATTGGTGGAGGTATTGAAATTTTAGAAATTCAACAATCAAGTGATGTAACCTATCGTTTATATGATTTTGATAGAGTTGATCAAAACGGTAAAAAACGTGAACTGCATATTAAAGAAAGTTTAGATGTGATTGACTTTGATGTTAAACGTCCTTTAATTGAATTAAAAAAATACGGAGATGTTGAACGTTTAGTTGAAAACAAGTATTTTACTGTGGATAAAGTAATACCAAAAAGTGAAGTGTATGTTAAAAATGGAACAGATTTATATACCATTTTATATGCTAGAAAACGTGATGTAACAATTGTATTAAATGGTAAAAAATATCAAATAAAAAAGAATAAAGTTGCTTTATTAAGTAAAGATGTAAATGAATTTACAATCTTACCAGAAGGTGAATTATTTATTGTAAAAGAACGTGCATTGTCACTTAATTTAATGTATGATATGTGAAATATGCGCATATACGCGCATTTTTCTTTTTTCTTCCTTATTGCTTAAATTTTGATACAATTGAATTAAGAGGTTATCTAAAATGAGAAATTACGTTATTAAGTCTTTTATCATCTTTGCGGTAATCTATGCATTTGTAGCTAGCGTAATTTTAATGATGTTTACATGGTATAACGCATCATTTGAAAAGGACTATGCAAGTGATTTAGGTTATCAACAACATGAAATCTATTTAAATAACTTAGAAATGAAGTATAGTGAAGACTATGCTTATTTTAGCTCATTAGTAGATAGTAAAACCTTATTACAATTGAATACAGATTTAGATTCAATTGATAGTAGAGATATTGATTTTGTTGGATTCTATCAAATAAATGATATTGGCATTGAGATTAATGGAACAACTTATCCATTCAAAGACCAAGTATTCTTTGAAAAGAATTATGAATCTAATTTATCATTTTTAAGATTAGATGATGTCTTAGTTGGCATAATTGATGATACGTTATATGGTGCATTTATCTATCAGGATGTCATTGGTTTAATTGATGCTGATAAGTATATGGTTAATTTATTACCACTTCATGCAAGTAATTCAATGATAATTCGTCAAAATGGATTTATCTTAAAGAGTTATAAAGAAACATCAGCCATCATCTTAAATGACTATGTTTCATCAAGTACAACACAATTGTTTAGTGATTATATTTCTGAAGGTAAATCAGGAAAACAGATCATTTACATTCAAAACGATGAATATTTAATTTCATTTACACAAGTAAAGGATTTACCAATCTATTATTTAACATTCTATAAGATGAATGATTTAATTAGTTCATTTACAAATGTTAATCTATATTTATCAGCTGCATTAGTTTCTATAGGAATTGCCTTTTTAATTGCTAATTTATTTACGTTCTATACATCGTTTGTAAGATTTACTGATATTGAGAATGCTAGATTAAAGATTTACTTAAATAAACGTTTAATCATAACAATGAATCATAAAGGTAAAATTGTTAACTACAACCGAGTATTTAGAAAAACAATCTTAAATTATCGAAAGTTTAAACGTATTAAAGACTTTAAGTCAAATCAGTTAGAAGAAGCATCACTTTTATTTGAAAGAGTGAAAAGAGGATACTCATTTACTGTGGAATTGGACACAGTAGATGGATCAAGTTTTGTTATGTTCTTACCTTTAAGAATGGGAATTCATTATGTCTTAGTTGGAGATAACTTAACAAAAGATGATATGTTATTAAGAGAATACGAATCACTAGCACTATTAAATACCAATACCAAGTTACCTAACTATAACTTCTACCAACAATACATGAAGGAATTACTAGAAAAAACAGACTTTAGTAAACAGCGTCATGTTGTGGTTGGAATGAACTTACTAGACTTTAGAAGTATTAATAAATTAGTTGGTGAAAAAGTAGCAAATGAAACATTAGTTGAGTTTGTAAGTACAGTGAAAAAATCACTTAAAGGTTTTAAATATGAAATGTTTAATACCTATGTGGATAACTTCATTGTAGTTATTAATGAAGTAGAAAAAATGGATGAAGTCTTTGATTGGTTAGAAACATTAATTACCTATTTAGAGGCATCAACAAGCTTAGCGGGAACAACATTACAATTAAACTTAAGAGCTGGTATTTATGAATTGATTAATGTTGTATCTGAGGATTTAAACGCAGAAATTATATTTGACCGTGTAATGATTGCCTTAAAACATGCAAATCAAGCGACTACTTCTAAATATGCAGTTTATGATATGACATTACGTGACTTTGTCTCACAACGTCAGCGTTTAGAAAGTAGTTTAATTGAGGCAATTGAAAAACGAGAATTCGTGATGCATCTTCAACCT of the Acholeplasma hippikon genome contains:
- a CDS encoding YesL family protein, which gives rise to MENTLKDFYRQVTDVIYVHFLWILTSFLGVLITFGAATTALYKVIFQVFKKDEPTQVTKLFFETFVKEFKESTIVWLILILIVTPLIFMTFYAINQTNLFLLVASMVCLYHVVMLFTYVFPIIAIFKSNSIFETLKNTILIQNRHLLTNLKLIGSLAIIILGILYLPNVFILVLIPLYGFLVAFHLKNALNPYVEKLKTSEYKGDDYELFKL
- a CDS encoding GDSL-type esterase/lipase family protein, translating into MSTLEIVLLIIVLLLIYVALHLYKFGLKKGANDFLMSIIASGFEQRINQFKVQNNYVKPGGVVFLGDSITQNYNVYEYFKDHDCYNRGIGGDTTVGLLTRLECSVYVLKPKVVVLLIGTNDLSLLDTTIQEIAFRIGEIVKEIKQHSKETKIILQSVYPVIEPKKHVEKRPRRNVDIVKLNELLKEIKDVVYVDMFSQLVLDGMLNPLYTYDGLHVNDIGYEKITEVLKAYIKES
- a CDS encoding carbohydrate ABC transporter permease, which translates into the protein MQKAGSLSKLKKQENLMGYLFAFPWMFGLIVFGAFPILASLYISFTSYDMIASPRFIGIENYRILLFNDNIFWQSLGNTIYHVAIAIPLGMIVGVGLALLLNNKLKGISVYRTLFYLPNVVSIVAMSLLWLWLFNPNFGIINEVLKPVYKLFGMNPLRWYADPDLSKLTLIIMGLWSAGGSMVVYLAQMQDIPTALYESAEIDGANWFQKIRYITLPLMTPSMFFNFIMGIIGGFQVFTLAYIMTGGGPSRSTYYFAYYLYDLMMADQNMGMASAMAWILLVIVLVFTAIALKLNKYVVYLGEEN
- a CDS encoding putative bifunctional diguanylate cyclase/phosphodiesterase; the encoded protein is MRNYVIKSFIIFAVIYAFVASVILMMFTWYNASFEKDYASDLGYQQHEIYLNNLEMKYSEDYAYFSSLVDSKTLLQLNTDLDSIDSRDIDFVGFYQINDIGIEINGTTYPFKDQVFFEKNYESNLSFLRLDDVLVGIIDDTLYGAFIYQDVIGLIDADKYMVNLLPLHASNSMIIRQNGFILKSYKETSAIILNDYVSSSTTQLFSDYISEGKSGKQIIYIQNDEYLISFTQVKDLPIYYLTFYKMNDLISSFTNVNLYLSAALVSIGIAFLIANLFTFYTSFVRFTDIENARLKIYLNKRLIITMNHKGKIVNYNRVFRKTILNYRKFKRIKDFKSNQLEEASLLFERVKRGYSFTVELDTVDGSSFVMFLPLRMGIHYVLVGDNLTKDDMLLREYESLALLNTNTKLPNYNFYQQYMKELLEKTDFSKQRHVVVGMNLLDFRSINKLVGEKVANETLVEFVSTVKKSLKGFKYEMFNTYVDNFIVVINEVEKMDEVFDWLETLITYLEASTSLAGTTLQLNLRAGIYELINVVSEDLNAEIIFDRVMIALKHANQATTSKYAVYDMTLRDFVSQRQRLESSLIEAIEKREFVMHLQPQLDTNRGRIVSFEALIRWNNPRYNHISPQEFIRLAEENNLIVRIGQIVMEETAKLAKKLEKYHVTIAMNISPVQMIQKGFVNQLKDILDKYQINPHAIALEVTETFMVNSMQLMSEKLKLLQNLGIDIHLDDFGMGYSSLLYLKDLPINMIKIDKSFIDQITTDKYSKVIVNTIVSLSKNIGVDVIAEGVETEAQKQAVNKAGVSIIQGWLISKAVPYEEALLLLDKYNEKPKK
- a CDS encoding type I phosphomannose isomerase catalytic subunit, whose protein sequence is MQDILFFSVVLKERLWGGNKLASRYGKKSDKLIGEAWILSGHSEGESVVKNGSFKGRTLNDLYLNEKQLFGASNYEKFPLLIKILDAQKMLSVQVHPNDEYAMKHHHDYGKNECWYILSAKKGANIIYGQKVRSKTDFKDAIDNQKWDEVLNYVPVKKDDFYNVPVGTIHAIGGGIEILEIQQSSDVTYRLYDFDRVDQNGKKRELHIKESLDVIDFDVKRPLIELKKYGDVERLVENKYFTVDKVIPKSEVYVKNGTDLYTILYARKRDVTIVLNGKKYQIKKNKVALLSKDVNEFTILPEGELFIVKERALSLNLMYDM
- a CDS encoding class I mannose-6-phosphate isomerase; protein product: MSYLNFKSLYDKDPKIHITDSEALFDKKGLVEELKNLKEKVLVFETYPGVDEEVLKKDILLKLKPTHLIHIEDYTKSSKEINEILKYNITDDRVFGVYSHHTVDVFYDEEKIKSLREAIHKNDGVTVVYGFGASLIKGFLIHVGLTRWEIQLRFRRGLGNFKANNENDDILRKYKRAFFIEWRIADRIKETYLNEFKYFIDYNDLNNPLMIKKETYLATLKLLTYRPFRMVPYFDPGVWGGQWMKEVCNLDENNSNYAWSFDGVPEENSLKLTFGSKTIHMPAQDLVQFYPKELMGSRVHARFGKMFPIRFDLLDTMEGGNLSLQVHPLTEYIFDKFGMTYTQDESYYILDTKDDGVVYLGFKEGVKKDEFEQALIDANEGKAILDDKKYINKFVAKKHDHYSIPAGTIHCSGKNTMVLEISACNYIFTFKLWDWGRLGLDGKPRPVHLEHGFKNLQYDRTTSWVKENLVNPFVKLNEFSEKTGLHEREFLSTIRYRFKKPIKIENDGTVMMANLVEGKAALISSPTNVFKPYEVHYAETFIIPAGVSEFMIESLDPNEEAMIITAKVRV
- a CDS encoding extracellular solute-binding protein, giving the protein MKKLFIFITLIPMIFMLASCKDKDMEGKVVIDFWHMSPVGSPSFSPMKQIINEFNDSQDKYFVKGTGFSFWDYWDKISLSISGRTAPDLGLSTIDDVYGRAKGKVLYNISELIENDESENNIDLDEFRESQLEFARYEGSLYALPFTATARALYYNLDILAEKGYDEDDIPTTWSELKAFAKEFDKVQNGEIVRLGFDPTYGNATYHGWLWQTGEDFFDEELNPTLNTATHVMVLNWIKNFNSEFTRAQLQTFGESNNILGIDPFAAQRVAMIVHDDGLDQKIKDAGGTFRYSVAPIPVPDENGIHVNWGSGFSIEMYDNGKNDTARKEAAFEFLKFLMSKETQIKLAKANGWLMSHKSAMVEYTADKPILKKLLAEVDYAMDKVYVPYAPSWHGNDWQPFYTQALEGTKTVEQALADARAHYLQKKQNWETTNK